A genomic segment from Flavobacterium sp. 9R encodes:
- the recR gene encoding recombination mediator RecR yields MEFSSKLLEKAVSEMAQLPGIGKRTALRLVLHLLKQPSDQTRFLSESLLNMRNDIRFCTSCHNISDTELCQICANTARNHQLICVVEDIRDVMAIENTGQYKGIYHVLGGKISPIDGVGPSQLNINSLIEKVNSGQVKELIFALSSTMEGDTTNFYIYKQITSTDLVLSTIARGIAVGDELEYADEVTLGRSILQRVPFESSFKTTGSN; encoded by the coding sequence ATGGAATTTTCTTCAAAGTTATTAGAAAAAGCGGTTAGTGAAATGGCTCAATTACCAGGAATTGGTAAAAGAACCGCTTTACGATTGGTTTTGCATCTACTCAAACAACCTTCAGATCAAACACGTTTTTTGTCGGAATCCTTGCTAAATATGAGGAACGATATTCGCTTTTGTACTAGTTGTCATAATATTTCAGATACTGAGTTGTGTCAAATTTGTGCTAATACAGCTAGAAATCATCAGTTGATTTGTGTAGTTGAAGATATCCGTGATGTTATGGCTATTGAAAACACAGGTCAATATAAAGGGATTTATCATGTATTGGGAGGAAAAATATCTCCAATAGATGGCGTGGGTCCTAGTCAATTGAATATTAATTCTTTAATTGAAAAAGTAAATTCAGGTCAAGTTAAAGAATTGATTTTTGCATTGAGCTCAACAATGGAGGGCGATACAACGAATTTTTATATCTACAAACAAATCACTTCTACTGATTTGGTTCTTTCAACCATTGCAAGAGGTATTGCAGTTGGTGATGAGTTGGAATACGCAGACGAGGTTACTTTGGGACGAAGTATTTTGCAACGCGTGCCTTTTGAGTCTTCATTTAAGACTACGGGTTCTAATTAA
- a CDS encoding DegT/DnrJ/EryC1/StrS aminotransferase family protein, with product MNLDRIFLSESHPCGKELHYVQQALEAKAITSGGNVVRDFEEDLECYLGNNVIVNATNSGTSAIHLGLLLLGVQAGDEVICQSMTFSASVNPILYIGASPIFVDSELDTWNMCPIALEEAIQDRISKGKKPKCIIVVDLYGMPYYADRINEVANKYGIAVLEDSAEALGSRYKGVPCGTLGDIGVFSFNGNKIITTSSGGALLLSDASQKERAAFLATQARDAAPYYQHSEVGYNYAMSSIAAAVGRGQLEVLNSRIQSRRNNHSFYEELFLGVKGISVFKELNTDFFSNYWLTTILIDSEITNGLTPEIFRLFLEEFNIEARPLWKPMHLQPVFEKYPYYGGVNAATLFEKGLCLPSSSTLDEEKKARIKEKCMILLDKYNCL from the coding sequence ATGAATCTAGATAGAATCTTTCTTTCTGAATCTCATCCTTGTGGTAAAGAGTTGCACTATGTACAACAAGCATTAGAAGCTAAAGCGATAACCTCTGGCGGAAATGTTGTGCGTGATTTTGAGGAAGATTTAGAGTGTTATTTAGGAAATAATGTCATTGTAAATGCTACTAATTCTGGTACTTCGGCTATTCATTTGGGGTTGTTGTTATTGGGTGTGCAGGCTGGAGATGAAGTTATTTGTCAGTCCATGACTTTTTCAGCTTCGGTGAATCCAATTCTTTATATAGGAGCAAGTCCAATTTTTGTTGATAGTGAGTTGGATACTTGGAATATGTGTCCAATAGCATTAGAAGAAGCAATACAAGATAGAATTAGTAAAGGCAAAAAACCAAAGTGCATTATTGTTGTGGACTTGTATGGTATGCCTTATTATGCAGATAGGATTAATGAAGTAGCAAATAAATATGGAATTGCAGTTTTAGAAGACAGTGCTGAGGCTTTGGGAAGTCGCTATAAAGGTGTCCCTTGTGGAACTCTCGGGGATATTGGTGTTTTTTCATTTAACGGAAACAAAATTATTACAACATCGAGTGGTGGTGCATTATTACTTTCGGATGCTTCACAAAAAGAGCGCGCTGCTTTTTTGGCAACGCAAGCTCGTGATGCAGCGCCTTATTATCAACACAGTGAAGTTGGATATAATTATGCCATGAGCTCCATTGCAGCAGCTGTAGGGAGAGGACAATTAGAGGTGCTCAATTCGCGTATTCAGTCACGTAGAAATAATCATTCGTTTTATGAGGAACTATTTTTAGGGGTAAAAGGAATCTCAGTTTTTAAGGAGCTAAATACTGATTTTTTTTCCAATTATTGGTTGACCACCATTTTAATTGATAGTGAAATAACAAATGGATTAACACCCGAAATTTTTCGTTTATTTTTAGAAGAATTTAATATTGAAGCGCGACCATTATGGAAACCGATGCATTTGCAACCTGTTTTTGAAAAATACCCTTACTACGGAGGAGTAAATGCGGCAACTTTGTTTGAAAAGGGTTTATGTCTTCCTTCAAGTTCGACTTTAGATGAAGAAAAAAAAGCAAGAATAAAGGAAAAGTGTATGATTTTGTTGGATAAGTACAATTGTTTGTAA
- a CDS encoding CoA-binding protein: protein MAKNKKTVVLGATSKPEKYAFKAISLLVEKGHSVIAIGQNAGEVAGVKIKTKAIPLKNIDTITLYLNPARQRDYYNYIVEAKPKRVVFNPGTENPELYQLLELNGIQVEVACTLVLLTLNQY, encoded by the coding sequence ATGGCAAAAAATAAAAAAACAGTAGTTTTAGGAGCGACATCTAAACCAGAAAAATATGCCTTTAAAGCTATTTCCTTATTGGTCGAGAAAGGGCATTCTGTAATTGCAATAGGTCAAAATGCAGGAGAGGTAGCTGGTGTGAAAATTAAAACAAAGGCAATTCCTTTGAAAAATATAGATACCATAACCTTGTATTTGAATCCAGCAAGACAAAGGGATTATTATAATTACATTGTGGAAGCAAAGCCTAAACGTGTAGTCTTTAACCCAGGCACTGAGAATCCAGAGTTGTATCAATTGCTTGAATTGAATGGGATTCAAGTGGAAGTAGCTTGCACTTTAGTTTTACTTACTCTCAATCAATATTAA